The Apostichopus japonicus isolate 1M-3 chromosome 20, ASM3797524v1, whole genome shotgun sequence genome contains a region encoding:
- the LOC139962231 gene encoding synaptotagmin-7-like isoform X2: MMYIMAKHQKESVYILKQLYKRMDPAVMKTIGEAKGEVKLSFKYNEKRGALLVKVVCARDLSAKDLRGNTIDPYVKMELIPDSNHEGTKSTRFARKTLHPIYNEIFTFKVTPEELVESIFRAQVLSRDPMGKDDFLGERIIRFSEMNLAETWTSWFELQPETDLNIRGDLEVSLSYKLPDTLIVTVHAATDLLSRDVNRPPNPYVKVIVSGIPKGAETQVQRKTLSPVWEESFEYTLAKEELVDRYVVLHVLDKAMIGDTEVLGQVYIDLTNLDIYNGFTGKFELADLKTSDRVRSQGSQSTTAQEFKEAMYAHSVYKYPYLVFNRNQTGNKIVSVRSRKAGSSAKLRLIDGMPM; the protein is encoded by the exons GAAAGTGTTTACATTCTCAAACAACTCTACAAAAGAATGGATCCTGCTGTCATGAAGACGATCGGCGAGGCAAAAGGAGAAGTGAAACTCTCTTTCAAATATAACGAGAAGCGTGGTGCACTCCTTGTGAAAGTTGTCTGCGCTAGAGACCTCAGTGCCAAAGATCTACGGGGGAATACCATTGATCCATATGTTAAG ATGGAGTTGATACCAGATTCTAACCACGAGGGAACCAAATCGACTCGATTTGCCAGGAAAACACTTCATCCAATATACAATGAGATCTTTACATTTAAGGTGACACCCGAGGAGCTTGTGGAGTCTATCTTCAGGGCTCAAGTCCTGAGCCGTGACCCCATGGGTAAGGATGATTTCCTGGGTGAAAGAATCATCAGATTCTCTGAGATGAACTTGGCTGAAACATGGACAAGTTGGTTTGAACTGCAACCAGAG ACAGATCTCAACATCCGAGGTGACCTTGAAGTATCCTTATCGTACAAGCTTCCGGATACTTTGATCGTGACTGTCCACGCCGCTACTGATCTCTTAAGTAGAGATGTGAATAGACCTCCAAACCCTTACGTTAAGGTCATCGTTTCGGGTATACCAAAGGGGGCAGAGACGCAAGTCCAAAGGAAAACGTTGTCTCCAGTTTGGGAAGAAAGTTTTGAATACACACTGGCTAAGGAAGAGCTTGTGGACAG ATACGTCGTGCTTCATGTGCTAGATAAAGCTATGATTGGTGATACAGAGGTGCTTGGGCAGGTCTACATAGATTTAACTAATTTAGATATTTACAACGGCTTTACAGGAAAGTTTGAATTAGCAGATTTG AAAACCTCTGACCGAGTTCGTAGTCAAGGATCTCAGTCTACAACAGCTCAAGAGTTTAAGGAGGCCATGTATGCACACAGTGTGTACAAGTACCCTTACTTAGTATTCAACAGAAACCAAACTGGTAACAAG ATCGTGTCCGTTCGAAGTCGTAAGGCAGGCTCGTCAGCTAAGCTTCGTCTGATCGATGGTATGCCAATGTGA